In Variovorax paradoxus, a single genomic region encodes these proteins:
- a CDS encoding urease subunit gamma, with protein sequence MELTPREKDKLLIFTAALLAERRKARGLKLNYPEAIALISAAVMEGARDGKSVAELMSDGRNVLTRADVMEGIAEMIPDIQIEATFPDGTKLVTVHQPIV encoded by the coding sequence ATGGAACTGACCCCGCGCGAAAAAGACAAGCTGCTGATCTTCACCGCGGCGCTGCTCGCCGAACGCCGCAAGGCACGCGGCCTGAAGCTGAACTACCCCGAAGCCATCGCCCTGATCTCCGCCGCCGTGATGGAAGGCGCGCGCGACGGCAAGAGCGTCGCCGAACTCATGAGCGACGGGCGCAACGTGCTCACCCGCGCCGACGTGATGGAAGGCATCGCCGAGATGATCCCGGACATCCAGATCGAAGCCACCTTCCCCGACGGCACCAAGCTCGTGACCGTCCACCAGCCCATTGTCTGA
- a CDS encoding HupE/UreJ family protein: MRHNISRTLALAALLLPLAASAHTGVDGGMHHGFVTGFMHPLTGADHLAAMVAVGLWSALAARRAWPDLLWAPLAFAGMLLAGALMGLAGVQLPAVEPMIAASLLVLGLLVVTRVHLPAVVAMAVVGVFAVFHGVAHGYELASEQGAALTLAGMVSATVLLHAAGIAVGWALRHANAWLPRVAGAAVVGLGATLLAQAI, from the coding sequence ATGCGCCACAACATTTCCAGAACCCTTGCCCTCGCCGCCTTGCTGCTGCCGCTCGCGGCCAGCGCCCACACCGGCGTCGACGGCGGCATGCACCACGGATTCGTCACCGGCTTCATGCACCCGCTGACCGGCGCCGACCACCTGGCCGCGATGGTCGCGGTCGGCCTGTGGAGCGCGCTGGCCGCGCGCCGGGCCTGGCCCGACCTGCTGTGGGCGCCGCTGGCCTTCGCCGGCATGCTGCTGGCGGGTGCGTTGATGGGGCTGGCCGGCGTGCAGCTGCCGGCGGTCGAGCCGATGATCGCGGCCTCGCTGCTGGTGCTGGGCCTGCTGGTGGTCACGCGCGTGCACCTGCCGGCCGTGGTGGCGATGGCCGTGGTCGGCGTGTTCGCCGTCTTCCACGGCGTGGCCCACGGCTACGAACTCGCGAGCGAACAGGGCGCCGCCCTCACGCTGGCCGGCATGGTCAGCGCAACGGTGCTGCTGCACGCGGCCGGCATCGCGGTGGGCTGGGCGCTGCGCCATGCCAACGCCTGGCTGCCGCGCGTGGCCGGCGCCGCGGTGGTCGGCCTGGGCGCCACGCTGCTCGCGCAGGCAATCTGA
- a CDS encoding urease subunit beta: MIPGELFTDDGEHALNPGRRTLTLVVQNTADRPIQVGSHYHFAETNGALGFDREAARGMRLNIASGAAVRFEPGQQRTVELVDFSGDRIVYGFRGLVQGKL, from the coding sequence ATGATTCCCGGCGAACTCTTCACCGACGACGGCGAGCACGCGCTCAACCCCGGCCGCCGCACCCTCACGCTGGTGGTGCAGAACACCGCCGACCGGCCGATCCAGGTCGGCTCGCACTATCACTTCGCCGAGACCAACGGCGCGCTCGGCTTCGACCGCGAGGCCGCGCGCGGCATGCGGCTGAACATCGCCTCGGGCGCCGCGGTGCGCTTCGAGCCGGGCCAGCAGCGCACGGTCGAGCTGGTCGACTTTTCCGGCGATCGCATCGTCTACGGCTTTCGCGGCCTCGTTCAAGGAAAACTCTGA
- the ureC gene encoding urease subunit alpha: MATIGRRAYAEIFGPTVGDRVRLADTELLIEVEADYTLRAGGYGEEVKFGGGKTIRDGMAQSQRTRAQGAVDTVLTNALILDHWGIVKADIGLKDGRIAAIGKAGNPDVQPGVDIVIGPGTEIISCEGNIVTAGGIDSHIHFICPQQIEEALSSGVTTMLGGGTGPATGTFATTSTPGPWHIERMLQAADAFPMNLGFLGKGNASLPHALQEQIEAGVIGLKLHEDWGTTPAAISNCMDVADATDTQVAIHSDTLNESGFVENTIAAVGGRAICAFHTEGAGGGHAPDILRVVGEANFLPSSTNPTMPYTVNTLDEHVDMLMVCHHLDAGIPEDLAFAESRIRKETIAAEDVLHDLGAISMFSSDSQAMGRVGEVIIRTWQTAHKMKLQRGTLPEDSARNDNFRARRYVAKYTINPAIAHGIAHEVGSLEVGKWADIVIWKPAFFGVKPFTILKGGTIAMAAMGDPNASIPTPQPVHYRPMFGAYGGSLAKSSLTFVSQAGLASGIKERYGLAKHLSAVKNIRGVRKKDLIHNGYTPKMEIDAQTYAVRADGNLLTCEPAKLLPMAQRYFLF; encoded by the coding sequence ATGGCGACCATTGGCAGACGCGCCTACGCGGAAATCTTCGGCCCCACGGTGGGCGACCGCGTACGCCTTGCGGACACCGAACTGCTGATCGAAGTCGAGGCCGACTACACCCTGCGCGCCGGCGGCTACGGCGAGGAAGTGAAGTTCGGCGGCGGCAAGACCATCCGCGACGGCATGGCGCAATCGCAGCGCACCCGGGCACAGGGCGCGGTCGACACCGTGCTCACCAACGCGCTCATCCTCGACCACTGGGGCATCGTCAAGGCCGACATCGGCCTGAAGGACGGCCGCATCGCCGCCATCGGCAAGGCCGGCAACCCCGACGTGCAGCCGGGCGTGGACATCGTCATCGGCCCCGGCACCGAGATCATCAGCTGCGAGGGCAACATCGTCACCGCCGGCGGCATCGACAGCCACATCCACTTCATCTGCCCGCAGCAGATCGAGGAGGCGCTGTCCTCCGGCGTGACCACCATGCTCGGCGGCGGCACCGGCCCCGCCACCGGCACCTTCGCGACCACCTCCACGCCCGGGCCCTGGCACATCGAGCGCATGCTGCAGGCGGCCGACGCCTTCCCGATGAACCTGGGCTTCCTCGGCAAGGGCAACGCGAGCCTGCCGCACGCGCTGCAAGAGCAGATCGAGGCAGGCGTCATCGGCCTGAAGCTGCATGAAGACTGGGGCACCACGCCCGCGGCCATCAGCAACTGCATGGACGTGGCCGACGCCACCGACACGCAGGTGGCCATCCACAGCGACACGCTCAACGAATCGGGCTTCGTCGAGAACACCATCGCCGCCGTGGGCGGACGCGCCATCTGCGCCTTCCACACCGAAGGCGCGGGCGGCGGCCATGCGCCCGACATCCTGCGCGTGGTGGGCGAGGCCAACTTCCTGCCCTCTTCCACCAACCCCACGATGCCCTACACCGTGAACACGCTCGACGAGCACGTCGACATGCTCATGGTGTGCCACCACCTGGACGCCGGTATTCCGGAAGATTTGGCCTTCGCCGAATCGCGCATCCGCAAGGAAACCATCGCCGCGGAAGACGTGCTGCACGACCTGGGCGCCATCAGCATGTTCAGCTCCGACAGCCAGGCCATGGGCCGCGTCGGCGAGGTCATCATTCGCACCTGGCAGACCGCGCACAAGATGAAGCTGCAGCGCGGCACGCTACCCGAGGACAGTGCGCGCAACGACAACTTCCGCGCTCGGCGCTACGTCGCCAAGTACACGATCAACCCCGCCATCGCGCACGGCATCGCGCACGAGGTGGGCTCGCTCGAAGTCGGCAAGTGGGCCGACATCGTGATCTGGAAGCCGGCCTTCTTCGGCGTGAAACCATTCACCATCCTGAAGGGCGGCACCATCGCGATGGCGGCCATGGGCGACCCGAACGCATCGATCCCCACGCCGCAGCCGGTGCACTACCGCCCGATGTTCGGCGCCTACGGCGGCTCGCTCGCGAAAAGCTCGCTCACCTTCGTCTCGCAGGCCGGGCTGGCATCGGGCATCAAGGAACGCTACGGCCTGGCCAAGCACCTGAGCGCGGTGAAGAACATCCGCGGCGTGCGCAAGAAGGACCTGATCCACAACGGCTACACGCCGAAGATGGAGATCGACGCGCAGACCTACGCGGTGCGCGCCGACGGCAACCTGCTGACCTGCGAGCCGGCCAAGCTGCTGCCCATGGCGCAGCGGTATTTCCTGTTCTGA
- the ureE gene encoding urease accessory protein UreE, translated as MLTANKLMPQGRGLAPVLLKRAATIELDWDIRQKSRFDATDSQGRQIGVFLPRGTAVRGGDVLVAEDGSLVRVIAAPQPVLRITHCTAHGTPFDLTRAAYHLGNRHVPIELKPDHLKIEPDHVLADMLRSMHLIVVAVDEAFEPEGGAYGSHEHSHGHGHDHHGHDHHHGHSHGDSGSKGPKPLVLAPELLGDDHGHGPHGHSH; from the coding sequence ATGCTCACCGCCAACAAACTCATGCCCCAGGGCCGCGGCCTCGCGCCCGTGCTGCTCAAGCGCGCAGCCACCATCGAGCTCGACTGGGACATCCGCCAGAAGAGCCGCTTCGACGCCACCGACTCGCAGGGCCGCCAGATCGGCGTGTTCCTGCCGCGCGGCACGGCCGTGCGGGGTGGCGACGTGCTGGTGGCCGAGGACGGCTCGCTGGTGCGCGTGATCGCGGCGCCGCAGCCCGTCCTGCGCATCACGCACTGCACCGCCCACGGCACGCCTTTCGACCTGACGCGCGCCGCCTACCACCTGGGCAACCGGCACGTGCCGATCGAGCTGAAGCCCGACCACCTGAAGATCGAGCCCGACCATGTGCTGGCCGACATGCTGCGGTCGATGCACCTGATCGTGGTGGCCGTCGACGAGGCCTTCGAGCCCGAGGGCGGCGCTTATGGCTCGCACGAGCATTCGCACGGCCACGGCCACGATCACCACGGCCATGACCACCATCATGGCCACTCGCATGGCGACAGCGGCAGCAAGGGCCCGAAGCCGCTCGTGCTCGCGCCGGAACTGCTGGGCGACGACCATGGCCACGGCCCTCATGGCCACTCGCACTGA
- a CDS encoding urease accessory protein UreF has product MSAQSLLQLIWLASPALPVGGFSYSEGVEAAVEWAGVDSEPRAAEWLADQLHLSFARGDLAVFAQAVQAWRANDTKRVRQLNDWVLATRESAEFFLQTEQMGRSFVEWLKLHHADTAQVFADLPASYPIAFAFAASRTDATVHDCCLAFAFGWAENMVAAAVKAVPLGQSAGQRILGRLSNEIPEAVTRAIALGDDERQAFAPLLAVLSARHETQYSRLFRS; this is encoded by the coding sequence GTGTCCGCCCAAAGCCTGCTGCAGCTGATCTGGCTCGCCTCTCCGGCGCTGCCCGTGGGCGGCTTCTCCTACTCCGAAGGCGTGGAAGCGGCCGTCGAATGGGCCGGTGTCGATTCCGAACCGCGCGCCGCCGAATGGCTCGCCGACCAGTTGCACCTGAGCTTCGCGCGCGGCGACCTTGCCGTCTTCGCACAGGCCGTGCAAGCCTGGCGCGCCAACGACACGAAGCGTGTCCGCCAGCTCAACGACTGGGTGCTGGCCACCCGCGAATCCGCCGAATTCTTCCTGCAGACCGAGCAGATGGGCCGCTCCTTCGTCGAGTGGCTCAAGCTGCACCACGCCGACACCGCCCAAGTCTTCGCCGACCTGCCCGCGAGCTACCCCATCGCCTTCGCCTTCGCGGCCAGCCGCACCGATGCCACGGTGCACGACTGCTGCCTGGCCTTCGCCTTCGGCTGGGCCGAGAACATGGTCGCCGCCGCCGTCAAGGCCGTGCCGCTGGGCCAGAGCGCGGGCCAGCGCATCCTCGGGCGGCTGTCGAACGAAATTCCCGAAGCCGTCACCCGCGCCATCGCCCTCGGCGACGACGAGCGCCAGGCCTTCGCGCCCCTGCTGGCGGTGTTGTCGGCACGCCATGAAACACAATATTCCCGCCTCTTCCGAAGCTGA
- the ureG gene encoding urease accessory protein UreG, protein MTSALHHIPHRTKRLPPLRVGIGGPVGSGKTTLLEMLCKAMRDKYDLIAITNDIYTKEDQRLLTVAGALPAERIMGVETGGCPHTAIREDASINLEAIDRMLEDFPDADVVFVESGGDNLAATFSPELSDLTIYVIDVAAGEKIPRKGGPGITKSDLFVINKTDLAPYVGANLDVMEQDTQRMRRQRPYVMTNLKTLTGVAEVVSFIEERGMLAAG, encoded by the coding sequence ATGACCTCCGCCCTGCACCACATTCCCCACCGCACCAAGAGACTGCCCCCGCTGCGCGTGGGCATCGGCGGCCCGGTCGGTTCCGGCAAGACCACGCTGCTCGAAATGCTCTGCAAGGCGATGCGCGACAAGTACGACCTCATCGCCATCACCAACGACATCTACACCAAGGAAGACCAGCGCCTGCTGACCGTGGCCGGCGCGCTGCCGGCCGAGCGCATCATGGGCGTGGAGACGGGCGGCTGCCCTCACACCGCCATCCGCGAAGACGCGTCGATCAACCTCGAGGCCATCGACCGCATGCTCGAGGACTTTCCGGACGCCGACGTGGTGTTCGTCGAATCGGGTGGCGACAACCTCGCGGCCACCTTCAGCCCCGAGCTGTCGGACCTCACCATCTACGTGATCGACGTGGCGGCCGGCGAGAAGATTCCGCGCAAGGGCGGCCCCGGCATCACCAAGAGCGACCTCTTCGTCATCAACAAGACCGATCTCGCGCCTTATGTGGGCGCGAACCTCGACGTGATGGAACAGGACACCCAGCGCATGCGCCGCCAGCGCCCCTACGTGATGACCAACCTCAAGACGCTCACGGGCGTGGCCGAGGTGGTGTCGTTCATCGAGGAACGCGGCATGCTCGCCGCGGGCTGA
- a CDS encoding DUF3606 domain-containing protein: MPDDSEIRIPQDDERIDVTDLKEVDYWTQWFGVSEERLRTAVASAGTVKDDLRVYLGLP; encoded by the coding sequence ATGCCCGACGACAGCGAGATCCGCATTCCGCAGGACGATGAGCGGATCGATGTCACCGACCTCAAGGAGGTCGACTACTGGACCCAGTGGTTCGGCGTGAGCGAGGAGCGCCTTCGCACCGCCGTGGCTTCGGCGGGCACGGTCAAGGACGATCTGCGGGTCTACCTCGGCCTGCCTTGA
- a CDS encoding tripartite tricarboxylate transporter permease produces the protein MDLITNLSIGFGVAFTAQNLVYAFVGCLLGTLIGVLPGIGPVATIAMLLPATYALPPVSALIMLAGIYYGAQYGGSTTAILVNLPGESSSVVTVIDGYQMARKGRAGPALAAAGLGSFFAGCVGTLILAAFAPPLTELAFKFGPAEYFSLMILGLIGAVVLASGSLLKAITMILLGLALGLVGTDVNSGVARYSFDIPELTDGIGFIAIAMGVFGYGEIIANLAVPEHEREVFTAKVKGLWPTKQDFKDMTPAVLRGTALGSALGILPGGGALLSAFAAYTIEKKIKLKQGEIAFGKGNIRGVAGPESANNAGAQTSFIPLLTLGIPPNAVMALMVGAMTIHNIQPGPQVMTSNPELFWGLIASMWIGNLMLIVLNLPMIGIWIKLLTIPYKWLFPSIVLFCAVGVYSENNNTFDVWMVAIFGIVGYLFLKLKCEPAPLLLGFILGPMMEENLRRALLLSRGDWSVFVTRPLSAGLLIAAALLLVLVLLPSVKAKREEAFVED, from the coding sequence ATGGACCTGATTACCAATCTCTCGATCGGCTTCGGCGTCGCCTTCACGGCGCAGAACCTCGTCTACGCCTTCGTGGGCTGCCTGCTGGGCACCCTGATCGGCGTGCTGCCGGGCATCGGCCCGGTCGCGACCATCGCGATGCTGCTGCCCGCGACCTATGCGCTGCCCCCCGTGTCGGCGCTGATCATGCTGGCCGGCATCTACTACGGCGCGCAGTACGGCGGCTCCACCACCGCGATTCTGGTGAACCTGCCGGGCGAATCCTCGTCGGTGGTGACCGTGATCGACGGCTACCAGATGGCCAGAAAAGGCAGGGCCGGGCCCGCGCTCGCTGCGGCGGGCCTGGGCTCGTTCTTCGCGGGTTGCGTGGGCACGCTGATCCTGGCCGCCTTCGCGCCGCCGCTCACTGAACTCGCCTTTAAGTTCGGCCCCGCCGAATATTTCTCGCTGATGATCCTGGGCCTGATCGGTGCCGTGGTGCTGGCCTCGGGCTCGCTGCTCAAGGCCATCACGATGATCCTGTTGGGCCTGGCCCTGGGCCTGGTGGGGACCGACGTGAATTCGGGCGTGGCGCGCTACAGCTTCGACATTCCGGAGCTGACCGACGGCATCGGCTTCATCGCCATCGCCATGGGCGTGTTCGGCTACGGCGAAATCATCGCCAACCTGGCCGTGCCGGAGCATGAGCGCGAAGTGTTCACCGCCAAGGTGAAGGGCCTGTGGCCCACCAAGCAGGACTTCAAGGACATGACGCCTGCCGTGCTGCGTGGCACCGCGCTGGGCTCCGCCCTGGGCATCCTGCCGGGCGGCGGCGCGCTGCTGTCGGCCTTCGCGGCCTACACCATCGAGAAGAAGATCAAGCTCAAGCAGGGCGAGATCGCCTTCGGCAAGGGCAACATCCGCGGCGTGGCCGGCCCCGAGTCGGCCAACAACGCCGGCGCGCAGACCTCCTTCATTCCGCTGCTGACGCTGGGCATTCCGCCCAACGCCGTGATGGCGCTGATGGTGGGCGCGATGACCATCCACAACATCCAGCCCGGCCCGCAGGTCATGACCAGCAACCCGGAACTGTTCTGGGGCCTCATTGCCTCGATGTGGATCGGCAACCTGATGCTGATCGTGCTGAACCTGCCGATGATCGGCATCTGGATCAAGCTGCTGACCATTCCCTACAAGTGGCTCTTCCCGTCGATCGTGCTGTTCTGCGCGGTGGGCGTGTACTCGGAGAACAACAACACCTTCGACGTGTGGATGGTGGCGATCTTCGGCATCGTGGGCTACCTGTTCCTCAAGCTCAAGTGCGAGCCCGCGCCGCTGCTGCTGGGCTTCATCCTGGGCCCGATGATGGAAGAGAACCTGCGCCGCGCGCTGCTGCTGTCGCGCGGCGACTGGAGCGTGTTCGTCACGCGTCCGCTGTCGGCGGGCCTGCTGATCGCCGCAGCGCTGCTGCTGGTGCTGGTGCTGCTGCCTTCGGTGAAGGCCAAGCGCGAAGAAGCCTTCGTCGAGGACTGA
- a CDS encoding tripartite tricarboxylate transporter TctB family protein — protein MRIKSQRDFCSGVLFSAFGVAFAWGATTYNVGSGARMGPGYFPLIVGILIALMGVLITLKALSVETEDGEPIGSIAWKPLVFIIGANLIFGVLLGGLPSIGLPSMGLIVAIYALTFIASLAGDNFGWKGVTVLASILALGSYLAFVVALKLQFQVWPTFISG, from the coding sequence GTGAGAATCAAGAGTCAGAGAGACTTCTGCTCAGGCGTACTTTTCAGCGCCTTCGGCGTGGCCTTCGCATGGGGAGCCACGACCTACAACGTCGGCAGCGGCGCCCGCATGGGCCCGGGCTACTTTCCCCTGATCGTGGGCATCCTCATTGCCCTCATGGGCGTGCTCATCACGCTCAAGGCGCTCAGCGTGGAAACGGAAGACGGCGAGCCCATCGGCAGCATCGCATGGAAGCCGCTGGTCTTCATCATCGGCGCGAACCTGATCTTCGGCGTGCTGCTGGGCGGCCTGCCGAGCATCGGCCTGCCGTCGATGGGGCTGATCGTGGCGATCTACGCGCTGACCTTCATCGCCAGCCTGGCGGGCGACAACTTCGGCTGGAAGGGCGTGACCGTGCTCGCGAGCATCCTCGCGCTGGGCAGCTACCTGGCCTTCGTGGTGGCGCTGAAGCTGCAGTTCCAGGTGTGGCCGACCTTCATCTCCGGCTGA
- a CDS encoding sensor histidine kinase, whose product MIRTLRQLWRSVGFRLAFYYGLLVAITMLAALAIVYMQTVGVLQQRMVRQVSASMQQLMVRYDARGADGVVGEIGYALADGRNSDNEIYLLTDREGRKLAGNLDQIPSLAPDAGDGVHRRVVRSGQSAIGYIVMRHLSDGGLLVVGHDLRDQESIESLVASASAAAGIVAVLLLIGGTFVFRQELERSVGAVRRTAARIAAGELQERVEPSGEEDEFALLEHDINAMLDRIQSLMDGVRHVSNTIAHNLRTPLTRVLVRLRAVEQELGAGDPQREAVATAIRELEELAVVFEKLLQIAEVEAGARRQQFAQVALHVIADDVAELYEAVAEMRGITLLREPADRAFALGDRDLLAGAAANLLDNALKYAGGGATVRIGTHTVDGRAQLFVQDNGPGVPPTEFERIGVRFHRLDRSTPGHGLGLASVQAVVALHGGKLQLGDAAPGLRVCIDLPMAGD is encoded by the coding sequence ATGATCCGCACGCTGCGCCAGCTGTGGCGCTCGGTGGGTTTCCGGCTGGCCTTCTACTACGGGCTGCTGGTCGCGATCACCATGCTCGCGGCGCTGGCCATCGTCTACATGCAGACCGTGGGCGTGCTGCAGCAGCGCATGGTGCGCCAGGTGTCGGCCAGCATGCAGCAGCTGATGGTGCGCTACGACGCGCGCGGCGCCGACGGCGTGGTGGGCGAGATCGGTTATGCGCTGGCCGACGGACGCAACTCCGACAACGAGATCTATCTGCTCACCGACCGCGAGGGCCGCAAGCTCGCGGGCAACCTCGACCAGATTCCCTCGCTGGCGCCGGACGCCGGCGACGGCGTGCACCGGCGCGTGGTGCGCTCGGGCCAGAGCGCCATCGGTTACATCGTGATGCGGCACCTGTCCGACGGCGGCCTGCTGGTGGTGGGGCACGACCTGCGCGACCAGGAGTCGATCGAGTCGCTGGTCGCCAGCGCGAGCGCGGCGGCGGGCATCGTGGCGGTGCTGCTGCTGATCGGCGGCACCTTCGTGTTCCGCCAGGAGCTGGAGCGCAGCGTGGGCGCGGTGCGGCGCACCGCGGCGCGCATCGCGGCCGGCGAACTGCAGGAGCGGGTCGAGCCTTCGGGCGAGGAAGACGAATTCGCATTGCTGGAGCACGACATCAACGCGATGCTCGACCGCATCCAGTCGCTGATGGACGGCGTGCGCCATGTGTCCAACACCATCGCGCACAACCTGCGCACGCCGCTCACGCGCGTGCTGGTGCGGCTGCGCGCGGTGGAGCAGGAACTGGGCGCGGGCGACCCGCAGCGCGAGGCCGTGGCCACGGCCATTCGCGAGCTCGAGGAACTGGCCGTGGTGTTCGAGAAGCTGCTGCAGATCGCCGAGGTCGAGGCCGGCGCGCGGCGGCAGCAGTTCGCGCAGGTGGCGCTGCATGTCATTGCCGACGACGTGGCCGAGCTGTACGAGGCGGTGGCCGAGATGCGCGGCATCACGCTGCTGCGCGAGCCGGCCGACAGGGCCTTCGCGCTGGGCGACCGCGACCTGCTCGCCGGCGCGGCGGCCAACCTGCTGGACAACGCGCTCAAGTACGCGGGCGGCGGCGCCACGGTGCGCATCGGCACGCACACGGTGGACGGCAGGGCGCAGCTGTTCGTGCAGGACAACGGCCCCGGCGTTCCGCCCACCGAGTTCGAGCGCATCGGCGTGCGCTTTCATCGCCTGGACCGCAGCACGCCGGGGCACGGCCTCGGGCTGGCCAGCGTGCAGGCCGTGGTCGCGCTGCACGGCGGCAAGCTGCAGCTGGGCGATGCCGCGCCGGGCCTGCGCGTGTGCATCGACCTGCCGATGGCCGGCGACTGA
- a CDS encoding response regulator transcription factor — MWRCLIVEDDADNARYIAEGFRSLGHVAVISRDGTDALARATGESWDLVILDRMLPNEVDGLSILSTMRALGKKTPVLVLSALSALDERVRGLKAGGDDYLAKPFAFSELAARAEALVRRSRTGPEIRLLQLADLTLDLARRHVERAGRPIALQPREFRLLAYLMMHPGQVVTRTMLLEAVWDYQFDPQTNVIDVQVSRLRGKLDAGGAPTLIHTVRGVGYTLAPPQ; from the coding sequence ATGTGGCGCTGCCTCATCGTCGAGGACGACGCCGACAACGCCCGCTACATTGCCGAGGGCTTCCGTTCGCTCGGCCACGTGGCCGTGATCAGCCGTGACGGCACCGACGCGCTGGCCCGTGCCACCGGCGAGTCGTGGGACTTGGTGATCCTCGACCGCATGCTGCCCAACGAGGTCGACGGGCTGTCCATTCTTTCGACGATGCGCGCGCTCGGCAAGAAGACGCCGGTGCTGGTGCTCAGCGCGCTGAGCGCGCTCGACGAGCGCGTGCGCGGCCTCAAGGCCGGCGGCGACGACTACCTTGCCAAGCCCTTCGCCTTCTCGGAACTCGCGGCGCGGGCCGAGGCGCTGGTGCGGCGCTCGCGCACCGGGCCAGAGATCCGCCTGCTGCAACTGGCCGACCTCACGCTCGATCTCGCGCGCCGCCACGTGGAGCGCGCGGGCCGGCCCATCGCGCTGCAGCCGCGCGAGTTCAGGCTGCTGGCCTACCTGATGATGCATCCGGGCCAGGTGGTCACCCGCACCATGCTGCTGGAGGCCGTGTGGGACTACCAGTTCGATCCGCAGACCAACGTGATCGACGTGCAGGTGAGCCGGCTGCGCGGCAAGCTCGACGCGGGCGGTGCGCCGACGCTGATCCACACCGTGCGCGGCGTGGGCTACACGCTGGCACCGCCGCAATGA
- a CDS encoding ATP-binding protein, which translates to MTGGLQTGHLGTIIAGAILLGLGGVICMMGSLFVANLRQGAKARELAAQSARDMRHRLGASRVHDLRPLLGAASGDTAREAIRLDIQLPREAVPVLAIESELGELFAKVTAYAASVMRADATLQVSAHADGKQAVIHWRDLDAVDARPPLAGFFDSTHAAIVRASAKACERIASHHGGRIYSAPHASGVLGLTLRLPLLQPQA; encoded by the coding sequence ATGACCGGCGGACTGCAGACCGGCCATCTCGGCACCATCATCGCCGGCGCGATTCTTCTCGGCCTCGGCGGCGTGATCTGCATGATGGGTTCGCTGTTCGTCGCCAACCTGCGGCAGGGCGCGAAGGCGCGCGAGCTCGCGGCGCAATCCGCGCGGGACATGCGGCATCGGCTGGGCGCGAGCCGCGTGCACGACCTGCGGCCGCTGCTGGGCGCGGCCTCGGGCGACACGGCCCGCGAGGCCATCCGACTGGACATCCAGCTGCCGCGGGAGGCCGTGCCCGTGCTCGCGATCGAGTCGGAGCTGGGCGAACTCTTCGCCAAGGTCACGGCCTATGCCGCCAGCGTGATGCGCGCCGATGCCACGCTGCAGGTGTCCGCGCATGCGGACGGCAAGCAGGCCGTGATCCACTGGCGCGACCTCGATGCCGTCGATGCGCGGCCGCCCCTTGCCGGGTTCTTCGACAGCACGCATGCGGCGATCGTGAGAGCCAGCGCCAAGGCCTGCGAGCGCATTGCCAGCCACCACGGCGGGCGCATCTATTCGGCGCCGCACGCCAGCGGCGTGCTGGGCCTCACGCTGCGCCTGCCGCTTCTTCAGCCGCAGGCATAG